The sequence below is a genomic window from Streptomyces sp. NBC_00289.
GGTCCTCGGCTGCGTCTGCGACCGGGTCTTGCGGCGCTGCTCGATCCGCTCCCGGCGCGGGTCGTACGCCGCCTGGGGTGCCCGCTCGCCGCGGATGTCCTCCAGCAGTGCCGTGATGGCGGCCATGATGACCTCGGTCGCCTCCTTCAGGAGGTCCGGGGTCATCTCCCGGTCGTAGAACCGGGTCAGGTCCACGGGCGGGCCCGCCAGCACCCGATGGGTCTTGCGCGGGAAGAAGTCGGGCTTCCTGGCGTACGGCGGCAGCACCTCGTTCGCGCCCCACTGGGCGACGGGGATCACCGGGCACTTGGTCTGCAGGGCGACGCGCGCGGCACCGGTCTTGCCGGTCATCGGCCAGCCGGCCGGGTCGCGGGTGAGGGTGCCCTCGGGATAGAAGGCGACGCATTCGCCCCGCTCCACGGCGTCGATGGCGGCACGGAAGGCGCTGAGCGCGTCCGTGCTCTCACGGTAGACGGGGATCTGCCCGGTGCCGCGCATCGCGGCACCGACGAACCCCTTCCGGAAAAGGCCGCTCTTCGCCAGGAATCGCGGAACGCGCCCGGTGTTGTACTGATAGTGCGCGTATGCGAAGGGATCAATGTGCGAATTATGGTTCACCGCGGTGATAAATCCACCTGCGGCCGGAATGTGCTCCATTCCGCGCCAGTCCCGCTTGATCAGAACCACCAGTGGCGGTTTGCAGAGGACCGCTGCGAAGCGGTACCAGAACCCGATTCTGCGGCGGGGCACGCGGACACCTTCCTCTTGGGCCTGGGGGGCCGCACAAGTGTCGCCCCAGGCCGCCGGTCTGTCGAGAACACCGTACGCCCCGGCCGCGCCGCCCCCCGATGG
It includes:
- a CDS encoding lysophospholipid acyltransferase family protein, with the protein product MPRRRIGFWYRFAAVLCKPPLVVLIKRDWRGMEHIPAAGGFITAVNHNSHIDPFAYAHYQYNTGRVPRFLAKSGLFRKGFVGAAMRGTGQIPVYRESTDALSAFRAAIDAVERGECVAFYPEGTLTRDPAGWPMTGKTGAARVALQTKCPVIPVAQWGANEVLPPYARKPDFFPRKTHRVLAGPPVDLTRFYDREMTPDLLKEATEVIMAAITALLEDIRGERAPQAAYDPRRERIEQRRKTRSQTQPRTEQEEGRSK